A stretch of the Campylobacter sp. 19-13652 genome encodes the following:
- a CDS encoding ABC transporter permease, whose product MSLVRFLAPKYLRFDKTQPFITLSALLAFLGVSVGLMVLIVAMALMNGFDKDFERKLFTMNYPITILSPFSDRIDDELLKTLQEKFKSLKFSPYISSQAILKGEQGMGGAMVFGVNSALEKEINEIVKDALKEKEIDGFSLLVGSGLAQIAGAKSADKATLIFTTAEAGGLSVLPKIKRFNIKGEFSSGLVAYDKLYVYTSLKALSSILGYESGKYDGIHVFSSKPFDDIKALKSTLPVGVQAIGWWQQNGNFFSALALEKRALFIVLMLIVLVASLNIISSLLMTVMNRRSEIALLLSLGASKAEIKKSFFLQGMAIGGSGIIFGVALGLVGIFLLGNFDIISLPADVYGSSKLPLELSTLDFSLIVTGSILMVALSSYYPAKKASEVDVLTTLRNE is encoded by the coding sequence ATGAGCCTAGTACGATTTTTAGCGCCAAAATATCTGCGCTTTGATAAAACTCAGCCATTTATCACACTCTCTGCATTGCTTGCATTTTTGGGGGTGAGCGTTGGGCTTATGGTGCTTATTGTGGCTATGGCGCTAATGAATGGCTTTGATAAGGATTTTGAGAGAAAGCTCTTTACTATGAACTATCCAATCACCATTTTAAGTCCATTTTCAGATAGGATAGATGATGAGCTTTTAAAAACCTTACAGGAGAAATTTAAGTCCTTAAAATTTAGCCCTTACATCAGTTCTCAGGCTATACTAAAGGGTGAGCAGGGCATGGGTGGAGCTATGGTTTTTGGGGTTAATAGCGCACTAGAAAAAGAGATAAACGAGATAGTCAAAGACGCTCTAAAAGAAAAGGAGATTGATGGTTTTAGCCTGCTTGTAGGTAGTGGGCTAGCGCAGATTGCAGGGGCAAAAAGCGCAGATAAAGCCACGCTCATTTTTACCACAGCTGAAGCTGGAGGGCTGTCGGTGCTGCCAAAGATAAAAAGATTTAACATAAAGGGCGAGTTTAGCTCTGGGCTTGTGGCGTATGATAAACTTTATGTGTACACAAGCCTTAAGGCTTTAAGCAGTATTTTGGGCTATGAAAGTGGCAAATATGACGGTATACACGTGTTTTCAAGCAAGCCTTTTGATGATATAAAAGCTCTCAAATCCACCCTACCAGTAGGTGTGCAAGCCATAGGCTGGTGGCAACAAAATGGTAACTTTTTCTCCGCACTAGCACTTGAAAAAAGGGCGCTTTTTATAGTTTTAATGTTAATAGTCCTAGTCGCTAGCCTAAATATTATAAGCTCACTTTTAATGACCGTGATGAATAGGCGCTCAGAAATCGCCCTGCTTTTATCACTTGGAGCAAGCAAAGCGGAAATTAAAAAGAGCTTTTTTTTGCAAGGCATGGCAATAGGCGGCAGCGGGATAATATTTGGCGTTGCGCTTGGACTTGTTGGGATATTTTTACTGGGTAATTTTGACATCATAAGCCTACCAGCTGACGTATACGGTAGCTCAAAGCTTCCGCTTGAACTATCGACGCTTGATTTTTCTCTTATAGTAACAGGCTCCATACTCATGGTTGCCCTATCAAGCTACTATCCAGCCAAAAAGGCCTCAGAAGTGGACGTACTAACCACGCTTAGAAATGAGTAA